The Streptomyces nigra genome includes the window AACCGTGCCACCACTGTCCACCCCAGCGGTCATCGAGGTCCGGCATTTCTGGTCGAATCGGCACTCGTCTGGGGCTTCACGGCCGGTGTCATCGACCGGCTGCTCCATTTCTCCGGCTGGGAGCGGCCCTGGGACCGGGGGAAGCAGGTCCCGCTCGACTGGCGGTCATGACAGGGTGTCTGCGGTGCTGTGCCGTCCCGGGGGGCCTCGTGTCCGAAATGCCGCCGGGTCCATGGCTGACCTGGTGAGCGAAGAGTGATGAGGCGAGGCAAGAACCGGTGAACGTGCTGGACATCCTGTTGCTGGTCGCCGCTGTCTGGTTCGCGATCGTGGGTTATCGCCAGGGCTTCGTCGTCGGCATCCTGTCGGTGATCGGCTTCCTCGGGGGCGGTCTTGTGGCCGTGTACCTGCTTCCGGTCATCTGGGACGCCCTTACTGACAACGCCGAGGTGAGTACCACTGCGGCCGTTGTCGCTGTTGTGGTGGTGATCGTCTGTGCTTCCATCGGGCAGGCTCTGACCACTCATCTGGGCAACAAACTGCGGCGCTACATCACCTGGTCCCCGGCCCGTGCGCTGGACGCCACCGGCGGTGCCCTGGTCAACGTGGTGGCGATGCTTCTGGTGGCCTGGCTGATCGGGTCGGCTCTGGCCGGGACGACGCTGCCTACCGTCGGCAAGGAGGTCCGCAGCTCCAAGGTGCTCCTCGGGGTCTCACGGGCGCTCCCTGCCGAGGCCGACACCTGGTTCGCGGACTTCTCCTCCGTCCTCGCGCAGAACGGCTTCCCGCAGGTCTTCAGCCCGTTCTCCAACGAGCCGATCACCGAGGTGCAGCCGCCCGACCCGGCGCTCGCGAAGAGCCCCGTGGCGACCCGCGCCCAGCGCTCCATCGTCAAGGTCATGGGTACGGCGACCAGTTGCGGCAAGGTGCTGGAGGGCACCGGCTTCGTCTTCGCCGAGCGCCGCGTCATGACCAACGCCCATGTCGTCGGCGGCGTCGACGAACCCACCGTCCAGATAGGCGGCGAGGGCAAGCGGTACGACGCGACGGTCGTCCTCTACGACTGGAAGCGCGACATCGCCGTCCTGGACGTGCCCAAGCTCGACGCGCCCGCCCTGCAGTTCACGGCCGACGACGCCGAGAGCGGCGACGGCGCGATCATCGCGGGCTTCCCGGAGAACGGCGCGTACGACGTGCGGGCGGCGCGCGTCCGTGGGCGGCTGCCGGCGAACGGACCGGACATCTACCACCGCGGCACCGTGAGCCGTGACGTCTACTCCCTGTACACGACCGTGCGTCAGGGCAACTCCGGCGGCCCGCTGCTCACGCCCGAAGGCAAGGTGTACGGCGTGGTGTTCGCCAAGTCCCTCGACGACGCCGACACCGGCTACGCGCTGACCGCGGACGAGATCCGGGAGGACATCGCCAAGGGGCGTGCCGCCGACCAGCAGGTGGACAGCGACAGCTGCGCGTTGTGACGCCCGGGGCCTCGCGCGTCGGTCAGCCGCGTGGGTGGCGCAGGCGTACCGAGACCCAGCGGGCCCGGCGGCGGAGGATGCGCGGAATCCCCACCCGGGGATCCGCGACCGGCATCTGCGGGGCGCTGCCTCGCTGGTGGGAGCTCAGCCCGCCGGCCGAGCGCCGATTGCGTGCCGCGTCACTGTAGTCGTGCGTCCAGCCCATACCCCGACGTCTGCCCCCGCCCCAAGGTCGATAACCGCGCCGGGAGACCCCAATTGGCCTATGCGGGAGGCAATTGGCTGTTCGAAGAACAGGTGTTCAGTTCCGGATAGCGGGCGGGCCGGCCCGGTCACCGGTCGGGCTCGGGATCCTTCAGCCAGTTGATGAGTTCGGTGGAGAAGGCGACCGGGTCCTCCTCGTGCGGGAAGTGCCCGAGACCGTCGAACAGGCGCCAGCGGTACGGGGCTTCGACGTACTCGCCCGAACCGGCCGCGCTGCGCGTGCGCATCACCGGGTCGAGGGAGCCGTGCAGATGGAGCGTGGGCACCCGGACGGGGCGCTTCATCCGGCGGTTGAACTGGATGCCGTCGGGCCGGGCCAGCGAGCGCACCATCCAGCGGTACGGCTCGATCGAGCAGTGCGCCGTCGACGGGATGCAGATCGCCTGGCGGTACGTCTCCACCGCCTCGTCGTCCGGCAGGCGCGGGCCCGACCAGTCGCGCATCAGCCGGCCGACCAGTGCGCCGTCGTCGGCGGTCAGCTGCCGCTCGGGGATCCACGGCCGCTGGAAGCCCCAGATGTAGGAGCTCGCGCTGGTCTGCTTCACGTCCGAGAGCATCGCCGAACGCCAGCGCCGGGGGTGCGGCATGGACGCGACCGCGAGCCGGCGCACCAGCTTGGGACGCATAACGGCCGCCGTCCAGGCCAGATATCCGCCCAGGTCGTGGCCGACCAGGGCGGCGTCGGGCTCGCCGAGCGAGCGGACCACGCCGGTGATGTCGAGGGCGAGGTTGGCCGGGTCGTAGCCGCGCGGCGTACGGTCGCTGCCGCCCACGCCCCGCAGGTCCATCGCGACGGCGCGGAAGCCCGCGTCGGCGAGCGCGACGAGCTGGTGCCGCCACGCCCACCAGAACTGCGGGAAGCCGTGCAGCAGCATGACCAGGGGGCCGTCGCCCATCTCGGCGATGTGGAAACGCGCGCCGTTCGCCGCGACGTCCCGGTGGGTCCAGGGGCCGTCGAGCCGTACGACCGAACCGGTGGGTGCCGAAGGGGCGGGATCCGTCATGACGACGAGCGTGCCACAGCCTCGATGGCGGCGGGTGCCCGGTCCTCCAGCTCGGCCACGGGAACCGGACGGGGGTGCGGCTTGGCGTTCTGCAGGACGCCCGCCGTCTCCTTCATCGACGACGCGACCTTCTGCGGGCTCTTGCTCTTCTTGGCCTTCTTCGCGAAGACGACGCCGATCAGCGCGAGGACGACCGCGACGAGGACGTTGGCGGCGAAGGACAGCAGGAAGCAGATCGCCAGGTTCCAGTCGCTCCAGGTCCTGATGCCGTACGCCAGCGCGAAGTTCAGCATCGGCAGCGAGAACACCAGCACCGCGCCGGCGAGCGAGAACGCCCCGCCGCTCGTCGCGCCGCGCTTCACGTCCTGCTTGAGCTGCGCCTTGGCCAGCGCGATCTCGTCATGCACCAGCGCCGACAATTCGGTCGTCGCCGAGGCGAACAGCTGGCCGATGCTGCGTTCGGCGCCGACCGGGCTGCCGTCGGGTGCGCTCATCGCGGTCTCCCTCGTAGTCACGGTTCCGTCTTCCGCCTGACCGAGTACGGTTCCGTCTTTTGTACCGTCCCGTCAGATCATGCCCGACGGTGCCCCTCATCGCCTGCCCTGCCCGCCCCTTCGGCAACCGCGTGGCGTGCCGCGGCCTTCTCCTCGGCGAGCCGGCGGTGCTCGGTGGCCTTGCGTTCGTGCAGGGCGGCCATGCGCAGGTGGTACTCGGGGTCGTCCTGCTCGTAGATGTCCGGCACCCCCGAGGCGTCCTCGTCGCGCTCCTCTTCCTCCCACATCCGGCGGTACTTGGCGTTCCGTATCTTCAGCAGCACGGTCGCCAGGAGCGCCGCGATCAGCGAGCCGAGGAGGACGGCCGCCTTGACCTCGTCGGTGAGCGCGGTGTCGCCCGCGAAGGCGAGCTCGTCGATCAGGAGGGAGACGGTGAAGCCGATCCCGGCGAGGGTCGCCACGGCGAACACGTCCGCCCACGCCAGGTCGTCGCTGAGCGAGGCCCGGGTGAAGCGCGCCGTCAGCCAGGTGCCGCCGAAGATGCCCACGGCCTTGCCGACGACCAGCCCGAGCAGCACCCCGAGCGTCTCCGGCTGGGTGAACACATCGCGCAGCGCGCCCCCGGAGATCACGACCCCGGCGCTGAACAGCGCGAACAGCGGCACGGCCACGCCCGCCGACAGCGGCCGTACGAGGTGCTCGATGTGCTCGCCTGGGGAGTGCTCCTCGCCCTCGCGCCGGGAGCAGCGCAGCATCAGGCCCATCGTGACACCAGCGATGGTGGCGTGGACGCCGCTGTTGTACATCAGCCCCCAGATGACGAGGGCGAGCGGCACGTACACGTACCAGCCGCGTACGCCCTTGCGCAGCAGCAGCCAGAAGACGACCAGGCCCGCGACGGCGCCGCCGAGCGCGGCGAAGTTCAGGGTCTCGGTGAAGAAGAGCGCGATGATCAGGATCGCGAAGAGGTCGTCGACCACGGCGAGAGTCAGCAGGAAGGCGCGGAGCGCGCTCGGCAGTGAGGTGCCGATGACCGCGAGCACGGCCAGCGCGAACGCGATGTCGGTCGCCGTCGGTACGGCCCAGCCCGCCGTCGATCCGCCGCCGGTGACCACGGTGAGTATGTACACGAGCGCCGGTACCGCCATGCCGCAGAGCGCCGCGACGACCGGCAGGACGGCCTTGCTCGGGTCCTTCAGA containing:
- a CDS encoding MarP family serine protease, whose amino-acid sequence is MNVLDILLLVAAVWFAIVGYRQGFVVGILSVIGFLGGGLVAVYLLPVIWDALTDNAEVSTTAAVVAVVVVIVCASIGQALTTHLGNKLRRYITWSPARALDATGGALVNVVAMLLVAWLIGSALAGTTLPTVGKEVRSSKVLLGVSRALPAEADTWFADFSSVLAQNGFPQVFSPFSNEPITEVQPPDPALAKSPVATRAQRSIVKVMGTATSCGKVLEGTGFVFAERRVMTNAHVVGGVDEPTVQIGGEGKRYDATVVLYDWKRDIAVLDVPKLDAPALQFTADDAESGDGAIIAGFPENGAYDVRAARVRGRLPANGPDIYHRGTVSRDVYSLYTTVRQGNSGGPLLTPEGKVYGVVFAKSLDDADTGYALTADEIREDIAKGRAADQQVDSDSCAL
- a CDS encoding alpha/beta fold hydrolase, whose amino-acid sequence is MTDPAPSAPTGSVVRLDGPWTHRDVAANGARFHIAEMGDGPLVMLLHGFPQFWWAWRHQLVALADAGFRAVAMDLRGVGGSDRTPRGYDPANLALDITGVVRSLGEPDAALVGHDLGGYLAWTAAVMRPKLVRRLAVASMPHPRRWRSAMLSDVKQTSASSYIWGFQRPWIPERQLTADDGALVGRLMRDWSGPRLPDDEAVETYRQAICIPSTAHCSIEPYRWMVRSLARPDGIQFNRRMKRPVRVPTLHLHGSLDPVMRTRSAAGSGEYVEAPYRWRLFDGLGHFPHEEDPVAFSTELINWLKDPEPDR
- a CDS encoding phage holin family protein; translated protein: MSAPDGSPVGAERSIGQLFASATTELSALVHDEIALAKAQLKQDVKRGATSGGAFSLAGAVLVFSLPMLNFALAYGIRTWSDWNLAICFLLSFAANVLVAVVLALIGVVFAKKAKKSKSPQKVASSMKETAGVLQNAKPHPRPVPVAELEDRAPAAIEAVARSSS
- the nhaA gene encoding Na+/H+ antiporter NhaA, with protein sequence MTASPPPPPARKAFGRLSLPERNFVAEALRTETVGGVLLLVAAIAALLWANLPGLGHSYETVGHFHLGPEALGLNLSIEHWAADGLLAIFFFVAGIELKRELVAGDLKDPSKAVLPVVAALCGMAVPALVYILTVVTGGGSTAGWAVPTATDIAFALAVLAVIGTSLPSALRAFLLTLAVVDDLFAILIIALFFTETLNFAALGGAVAGLVVFWLLLRKGVRGWYVYVPLALVIWGLMYNSGVHATIAGVTMGLMLRCSRREGEEHSPGEHIEHLVRPLSAGVAVPLFALFSAGVVISGGALRDVFTQPETLGVLLGLVVGKAVGIFGGTWLTARFTRASLSDDLAWADVFAVATLAGIGFTVSLLIDELAFAGDTALTDEVKAAVLLGSLIAALLATVLLKIRNAKYRRMWEEEERDEDASGVPDIYEQDDPEYHLRMAALHERKATEHRRLAEEKAAARHAVAEGAGRAGDEGHRRA